Proteins co-encoded in one Melospiza melodia melodia isolate bMelMel2 chromosome 8, bMelMel2.pri, whole genome shotgun sequence genomic window:
- the TBR1 gene encoding T-box brain protein 1 codes for MQLEHCLSPSIMLSKKFLNVSSSYPHAGGSELALHDHPIISTTDNLERSSPLKKITRGMTNQSDTDNFPDSKDTPGDVQRNKLSPVLDGVSELRHSFDGSAADRYLLSQSSQPQSAASAPSTMFPYPSQHGPAHPAFSIASPSRYMAHHPVITNGAYNSLLSNSSPQGYPTAGYPYPQQYGHSYQGAPFYQFSSTQPGLVPGKAQVYLCNRPLWLKFHRHQTEMIITKQGRRMFPFLSFNISGLDPTAHYNIFVDVILADPNHWRFQGGKWVPCGKADTNVQGNRVYMHPDSPNTGAHWMRQEISFGKLKLTNNKGASNNNGQMVVLQSLHKYQPRLHVVEVNEDGTEDTNQPGRVQTFTFPETQFIAVTAYQNTDITQLKIDHNPFAKGFRDNYDTIYTGCDMDRLTPSPNDSPRSQIVPGARYAMAGSFLQDQFVSNYAKSRFHPGAGAGPGPGADRSVPHTNGLLSPQQAEDPGAPSPQRWFVAPANNRLDFAASAYDTATDFAGNAATLLSYAAAGVKALPLQAAGCAGRPLGYYADPSGWGARSPPQYCSKSGSVLSCWPNSAAAARMAAGNPYLGEEAESLAPERSPLPGAEDSKPKDLSDSSWIETPSSIKSIDSSDSGIYEQAKRRRISPSDTPVSESSSPLKSEVLTQRDCEKTCAKDIGYYGFYSHS; via the exons ATGCAGCTGGAGCATTGTCTTTCTCCCTCTATCATGCTCTCCAAGAAATTTCTCAATGTGAGCAGCAGTTACCCACATGCAGGCGGATCTGAGCTTGCCTTGCATGATCATCCCATTATCTCGACCACTGACAACCTGGAGAGAAGTTCACCTTTGAAAAAAATTACCAGGGGGATGACGAATCAGTCAGATACAGACAATTTTCCTGACTCCAAGGACACACCAGGGGACGTCCAGAGAAATAAACTCTCTCCCGTCTTGGACGGGGTCTCTGAGCTTCGTCACAGTTTCGATGGATCTGCTGCAGATCGCTATCTGCTCTCTCAGTCCAGCCAGCCCCAgtctgctgcctctgctcctaGTACCATGTTCCCTTATCCCAGCCAGCATGGACCTGCTCACCCAGCCTTCTCCATCGCCAGCCCCAGCCGCTACATGGCTCATCATCCTGTGATCACCAACGGAGCTTATAACAGCCTCCTGTCCAACTCTTCTCCGCAAGGCTACCCCACGGCGGGCTACCCGTACCCCCAGCAGTATGGCCATTCCTACCAAGGGGCACCTTTCTACCAATTCTCCTCCACCCAGCCGGGGCTGGTTCCCGGCAAGGCTCAGGTCTACCTGTGCAACAGGCCACTCTGGCTGAAATTTCACCGGCACCAGACGGAGATGATCATCACCAAGCAGGGAAG gcgCATGTTCCCTTTCCTAAGCTTTAATATTTCTGGTCTCGACCCTACGGCTCACTACAATATTTTTGTGGATGTAATTTTGGCGGACCCCAATCACTGGAGATTTCAGGGAGGCAAATGGGTTCCTTGCGGCAAGGCGGACACCAATGTACAAG GAAACCGGGTGTATATGCATCCCGACTCCCCCAACACGGGAGCCCACTGGATGCGTCAGGAAATCTCCTTTGGGAAACTAAAACTTACAAACAATAAAGGAGCATCAAACAACAACGGGCAG ATGGTGGTTTTGCAGTCCCTTCACAAGTACCAACCTCGCTTGCATGTGGTGGAGGTGAACGAAGACGGGACGGAGGATACCAACCAGCCGGGCAGAGTGCAGACATTCACGTTCCCCGAGACGCAGTTCATTGCCGTCACCGCCTACCAAAACACCGAT ATCACACAGCTGAAAATAGATCACAACCCTTTCGCAAAAGGATTCCGAGACAATTATGACAC GATCTACACGGGCTGCGACATGGACCGGCTGACGCCTTCCCCCAACGACTCGCCCCGCTCGCAGATCGTGCCAGGGGCCCGCTACGCCATGGCCGGCTCCTTCCTCCAGGACCAGTTCGTGAGTAACTACGCCAAGTCCCGCTTCCATCCCGGGGCAGGAGCCGGCCCGGGGCCCGGCGCCGACCGCAGCGTGCCCCACACCAACGGGCTGCTCTCCCCACAGCAAGCCGAGGACCCGGGGGCCCCCTCGCCGCAGCGCTGGTTCGTCGCCCCCGCCAACAACCGCCTCGACTTCGCCGCCTCCGCCTACGACACGGCCACCGACTTCGCCGGCAACGCGGCCACGCTGCTGTCCTACGCGGCCGCGGGCGTCAAGGCGCTGCCGCTGCAGGCGGCCGGCTGCGCGGGGCGGCCGCTGGGCTACTACGCCGACCCGTCGGGCTGGGGGGCCCGCAGCCCCCCGCAGTACTGCAGCAAGTCGGGCTCGGTGCTCTCCTGCTGGCCCAacagcgcggcggcggcgcgcaTGGCCGCCGGCAACCCCTACCTGGGGGAGGAGGCGGAGAGCCTGGCCCCCGAGCGGTCCCCCTTGCCGGGCGCCGAGGACTCCAAGCCCAAAGATTTGTCCGACTCCAGCTGGATCGAGACGCCGTCGTCCATTAAGTCCATCGACTCCTCCGATTCTGGGATTTACGAGCAGGCCAAAAGGAGGCGGATCTCCCCCTCGGACACCCCGGTGTCCGAGAGCTCCTCGCCCCTCAAGAGCGAGGTGCTTACCCAGCGGGACTGCGAAAAGACCTGCGCCAAGGACATCGGCTATTACGGCTTCTACTCGCACAGCTAg